Within Ipomoea triloba cultivar NCNSP0323 chromosome 9, ASM357664v1, the genomic segment TGAAGTTGTATATCAGACTTTAAATACTCCAATATCTAAGTGAATTTTTTAAGCATTGAGCTTTGTATCTGTCTTAGCTTGAACCCTTTTCAAATGGTAAAAAGGGAGACTAAATATTGCAGATCATTGCTAATTTTAGCACTGAAAGGGCAAGAATACAGACAGAGCCAAGGACAATGAAGCAGAACCAAGTATCAGTTAGTTTACATCACTAAAGCCAGTTATGTGaaaacaaaattgaatatattatacatCAATTCTTGTATTTCTGTACATTTCACATGTCGTATTGAGCTACAGCTGATATTCTCATTTACATTATATCAGCAAACTAGCAATTCCTGATTTCTCCACCCTTCTGAGTGCAGCGGAGCTGATGAACACCGATGTGAAGTAACTgagacaagcaaagcattctcAAGTTCTTGGGATAAACCTCggctaagaagtgaaatgaTGTATTCCATGAAGACTGCATCACATGGTAGCGTAATAGGCCCATCACTTGGAAGTCCAAATTCTTCTTCAGACATACTTAAGAGTTGACTAATGATATCATTCTCGAGATAAGATACAGGGACAACAAACCGCTTCTGATCAGCTGTGTAGATAGCGAAATGGCCCTTGTTAACTGCAGAGGAAGTACTGCAGCTATCTGTATCCTCGTTTAGTCTTGGAAATGAAATCCTCTTTCTGCGGATGGCAGCAAATTTCTGCCATCTTTTGGCCAGCTTGATGAGTTTCTTGGAGCTGATCATGGTATTAACTTAGAAAATAGAGAATGGAAGAGAGTAAGATCTATAGAAACTCTGGATATTGGCTAGACAAAGTTGTAGTGTTTGATGACCAAAGTTCGAATGGAAGCGACCTATTTAAAGTACTTGAGTGGCTTTAATTTCTTGAGGAAACCAGAGAAGGCAAAACCATGTTCCACCCAGCTGCTGTATGGGGCCTTTTAGCTTCAATCAGAAATATATGGGATATGAAGTGTAGCCATATATATAGACATACAAGTAAGGAATCACATGGTTATGATTCCCAATCTTCACATTGATTCAAACAAATTGATTAAGATATTTTCTAAGCGAATACCATTAGCTTACAGCTCTGTGTACAGATCTCTCATTTGGTAGGCTTTCTTGGAATGACAGAAGTAGTTGAGTCTTCCCTATCTGTTCAATTTCATAGAAGCATGTGGTGGGTGATGTTCAAAGTTAGCCTTTAACTACAAAGTTCTTGATGAGTTTTTGAAGACAAAACCATGTGGTAATGTTGTCTTATCATGCTAGCTGGCTGCCCTCCCATCCAAATTTCTCATAGCCACTCAATCCACCATTTAAAGGATCTATATAAATGCATTCGAGTTGATATTCACCCCACTCAA encodes:
- the LOC116029276 gene encoding auxin-responsive protein SAUR68-like, whose product is MISSKKLIKLAKRWQKFAAIRRKRISFPRLNEDTDSCSTSSAVNKGHFAIYTADQKRFVVPVSYLENDIISQLLSMSEEEFGLPSDGPITLPCDAVFMEYIISLLSRGLSQELENALLVSVTSHRCSSAPLHSEGWRNQELLVC